In a single window of the Nodularia spumigena CCY9414 genome:
- a CDS encoding M20 metallopeptidase family protein, whose translation MENNLFQLRPEIQALQPSLVDWRRKFHQRPELGFQEQLTALFVSQKLQEWGIEHETGIAQTGIVATIYGKNTTKKSQTKPKVLAIRADMDALPIHEENDVPYRSLHPGVMHACGHDGHTAILLGLAHYLSQHREFTGMVKLIFQPAEEGLGGAKAMIEAGVLKDVDGIIGLHIWNNLPLGTVGVRSGALMAASESFNCKIFGKGGHGGLPHQTVDAIIVATNTINLLQTIVARNVDPLESVVITVGQLHSGTKRNVIASTAEFSGTVRYFNPDLSNFLQKRIEQVIAGVCQIYEASYEFDYLHISPPVINDAVFAEIVRSAALSAIEIPQRVVSDCQTMAGEDMALYLQEVSGCYFFLGSANLQQGLSYSHHHPQFDFDETVLGIGVEIFLRCIETFYG comes from the coding sequence ATGGAAAATAACCTATTCCAATTGCGACCTGAAATTCAAGCATTGCAACCAAGCTTAGTAGACTGGCGACGCAAATTTCACCAACGACCTGAACTGGGTTTCCAAGAACAACTCACTGCTCTTTTCGTTTCACAGAAGTTGCAAGAATGGGGCATTGAACATGAAACTGGTATCGCCCAAACTGGTATTGTTGCGACAATTTACGGAAAAAACACCACAAAAAAATCGCAGACAAAACCAAAAGTGCTGGCAATTCGGGCTGATATGGATGCTTTACCTATCCATGAAGAGAATGATGTGCCTTATCGTTCTCTTCACCCAGGAGTAATGCACGCTTGCGGTCATGACGGACATACGGCAATATTACTTGGTCTAGCTCATTACCTTTCTCAACATCGAGAATTTACTGGAATGGTGAAACTCATCTTCCAACCAGCTGAGGAGGGTTTGGGTGGTGCTAAAGCAATGATTGAGGCTGGGGTATTAAAAGATGTGGACGGAATTATTGGTCTACACATTTGGAACAACTTGCCACTTGGTACAGTAGGTGTTCGTAGTGGTGCATTGATGGCGGCTTCCGAGAGTTTTAACTGCAAAATTTTCGGTAAGGGAGGACACGGTGGATTACCCCACCAAACTGTTGATGCGATTATAGTTGCTACCAATACCATCAATCTTTTACAAACAATTGTGGCTCGCAATGTTGATCCACTAGAGTCTGTGGTAATAACTGTTGGTCAACTTCATAGTGGGACAAAACGCAATGTTATCGCCTCTACTGCTGAGTTCAGTGGTACTGTACGTTATTTCAATCCCGATTTATCAAATTTTCTGCAAAAGCGTATTGAGCAAGTGATTGCTGGAGTTTGCCAAATCTACGAGGCTAGTTATGAATTTGACTATCTGCACATCTCGCCTCCTGTTATTAATGATGCAGTTTTTGCAGAAATAGTTCGTTCTGCTGCTTTATCTGCAATTGAAATTCCCCAAAGGGTTGTCTCTGACTGCCAAACGATGGCAGGTGAAGATATGGCTTTATATCTCCAAGAAGTATCAGGCTGCTATTTCTTTTTAGGTTCTGCGAATTTGCAACAAGGGTTGTCTTATTCTCACCATCATCCTCAATTCGACTTTGATGAAACTGTTCTAGGGATAGGGGTTGAGATATTTCTTCGCTGCATAGAAACTTTTTACGGATAA
- a CDS encoding ABC transporter substrate-binding protein, translating into MLNRQLNRREWIYLIISVILTVSISSGFASQIASIPNKFLCEIEDSPLNINCQEKLISFGDKQLIPTDIEKNIEKKLDRNNFHDYKQQGIELLFRIKAPANAVDKFQQAFAIYPDPETLIYKNNAQSQSHSHLQIAVSVPISHKLYIAEEILRGVAQAQNEINQSNDRINGKWLQVGIADDKNDIPVAKKIAEQAISNTNILAMVGHNASKISTEVAKIYNDNKLVMVTPTSYDLDITNPQYEYIFKIVPNVNILVNHLRKYYNSQNYKQLFICFDSKEQVSTNFKRLFTDIEAQVVSEDDDCNVSKNNFQPNTAISKAQAMQADSLLLATSVTTINSFIDLAKASKGRLALFSTSTLYTDEILSKAKEALKNMVLVTPWHPDAFANNPFPLKAEQMWQRKVNWRTAMAYDATKVIIEGLKRNTNREELPKELHKNIPICGSTGEISFQSGERRQPQAFIIKVVEDNDTGYDFILDSTAENNSGKSCNNQ; encoded by the coding sequence ATGTTAAACAGACAATTAAATCGGCGTGAATGGATTTATTTAATTATATCCGTTATCTTAACAGTTAGCATATCTTCAGGATTTGCCAGTCAGATTGCTTCTATTCCAAACAAATTTTTATGTGAAATTGAGGATAGTCCTTTAAATATAAATTGTCAGGAAAAATTAATTAGTTTTGGAGACAAGCAATTGATTCCCACAGATATAGAGAAAAATATAGAAAAAAAGTTAGATAGAAATAATTTTCATGATTATAAACAACAAGGTATAGAACTATTATTTAGGATTAAAGCTCCAGCTAATGCAGTAGACAAATTTCAACAGGCGTTTGCAATCTATCCTGACCCTGAAACACTAATTTATAAAAATAACGCCCAATCTCAAAGTCATTCACATCTCCAGATTGCTGTCAGTGTTCCAATTAGTCATAAATTATATATAGCAGAGGAAATTTTACGCGGTGTCGCTCAGGCTCAAAATGAGATAAATCAGAGTAATGACCGTATAAATGGTAAGTGGTTACAAGTAGGTATTGCAGATGATAAAAATGATATTCCCGTTGCCAAAAAAATAGCTGAACAAGCTATTAGCAATACTAATATTCTTGCGATGGTTGGGCATAATGCTAGTAAAATTTCTACAGAGGTTGCTAAGATTTATAATGATAACAAATTAGTGATGGTAACACCCACTAGTTACGACTTGGATATAACTAATCCTCAATATGAGTATATCTTCAAAATTGTACCTAATGTAAATATTTTAGTTAATCATCTGAGAAAATATTATAATTCACAAAATTATAAACAATTATTTATTTGCTTTGATAGCAAAGAGCAAGTTAGTACCAACTTCAAAAGGCTATTTACAGACATTGAAGCTCAGGTTGTTTCGGAGGATGACGACTGTAATGTGTCAAAAAATAATTTTCAACCAAATACTGCAATTTCAAAAGCTCAAGCTATGCAAGCAGACAGCTTGCTCTTGGCAACATCAGTTACGACAATTAATTCATTTATAGATTTAGCAAAAGCAAGTAAAGGACGACTAGCTTTATTTAGTACTTCCACTCTGTACACAGATGAAATACTATCAAAAGCAAAGGAAGCTCTTAAAAACATGGTGCTAGTTACTCCTTGGCATCCAGATGCTTTTGCAAATAATCCTTTTCCCCTGAAAGCAGAACAAATGTGGCAGAGAAAAGTCAATTGGCGAACTGCTATGGCTTATGATGCCACCAAAGTTATTATCGAAGGACTGAAGCGAAATACAAATCGTGAAGAATTACCAAAAGAACTACACAAAAACATACCAATATGTGGATCAACTGGTGAAATTAGTTTTCAATCAGGTGAACGTCGGCAACCGCAAGCTTTTATCATCAAAGTTGTTGAGGATAATGATACTGGCTATGACTTTATCTTAGATTCAACAGCAGAAAACAATTCTGGAAAAAGTTGCAACAACCAATAG
- a CDS encoding type II toxin-antitoxin system VapC family toxin, which yields MNYLLDTNIVSAILKNNPKVIKPLDNIRIQNKKFFISGMTYYEIERGLLAIKASRKLLYFEKLCNDYPVLLLADMAIFKKATEIHADLKIRGLPIQDADVFIAATAMIHNLILVSHDSDLLRIPNLKLEDWLQG from the coding sequence ATGAATTATCTCCTAGATACTAACATTGTATCGGCTATTTTAAAAAATAATCCCAAAGTCATCAAACCGCTAGATAACATACGTATTCAAAATAAAAAATTTTTCATTAGTGGCATGACTTACTATGAAATTGAAAGGGGACTTTTAGCGATAAAAGCTAGTAGAAAGTTACTTTATTTCGAGAAATTATGCAATGACTACCCTGTTTTACTATTAGCTGATATGGCAATATTTAAAAAAGCCACCGAAATTCATGCTGATTTAAAAATTAGAGGTTTACCAATCCAAGACGCAGATGTATTTATAGCAGCTACAGCTATGATTCATAATCTTATTTTAGTTTCCCATGATTCGGATTTATTAAGAATACCTAATTTAAAATTAGAGGATTGGTTGCAAGGTTAA
- a CDS encoding YidH family protein, producing MSRIPKIDRQREHQANERTFLAWLRTSTSLIGFGFAIARFGLFMRQLNLVITQQEPLVNPIFNSENLGTVFVIFGIVAIALAAWRYNQVFWEIERADYRPHRLPVWIMTGVVIILGILSLPLLLLRNTDFPRPSSTPNQPPSRHLR from the coding sequence ATGAGTAGAATCCCCAAAATTGACCGTCAACGGGAACATCAAGCCAACGAACGCACATTTTTAGCATGGCTACGTACATCCACCTCATTGATTGGTTTTGGGTTTGCGATCGCCCGATTCGGTTTATTTATGCGACAATTAAATTTGGTTATCACACAACAAGAGCCTTTAGTCAACCCCATATTTAACTCCGAAAACTTGGGGACTGTGTTTGTAATTTTTGGAATTGTAGCGATCGCCTTAGCTGCATGGCGGTACAATCAAGTATTCTGGGAAATTGAACGCGCCGATTATCGACCCCACCGTTTACCAGTGTGGATTATGACCGGAGTAGTAATAATTCTCGGTATTCTCAGTCTTCCTTTACTCTTATTACGAAATACAGACTTTCCGCGCCCTTCTTCTACACCCAATCAACCACCGTCGCGCCATCTTCGTTAA
- a CDS encoding cytochrome c biogenesis protein CcdA, with protein sequence MLETLQTRLYELEQFANTLVSNQLTHLSLLSIGIIFTAGLLTSLTPCMLSMLPITIGYIGGYEAKGRLQAAAQSTWFALGLATTLAGMGIIAAFVGKVYGQVGIGLPIIVSIIAILMGLNLLEALPIQFPSLGETNWISQDLPPGVRSYSLGLTFGLVASPCSTPVLASLLGWVASTQDLILGAILLLSYTAGYVAPLILAGTFTASIKKLLELRRWSGWINPVSGVLLVAFGVFSLISRFPLGSF encoded by the coding sequence ATGCTGGAGACTCTACAAACACGACTTTACGAACTAGAACAATTTGCCAACACCCTAGTATCTAACCAATTAACGCACCTCAGCTTACTCAGTATTGGCATTATTTTCACCGCCGGCTTACTCACCAGTCTTACCCCTTGTATGCTGTCCATGCTACCAATTACCATTGGTTACATCGGGGGTTATGAAGCCAAAGGTCGCCTCCAAGCAGCCGCACAATCGACATGGTTTGCTTTGGGTTTAGCAACGACTTTAGCAGGGATGGGTATTATAGCAGCTTTTGTAGGAAAAGTCTATGGTCAAGTGGGAATCGGCTTACCAATTATCGTCAGTATTATCGCCATTCTCATGGGGTTGAACTTGCTAGAAGCCTTACCTATACAATTTCCCTCCCTGGGTGAAACTAATTGGATTTCCCAAGATTTACCGCCGGGTGTGCGTTCTTATTCCCTGGGGTTAACTTTCGGTTTGGTCGCGTCTCCTTGTAGTACCCCGGTTTTAGCTAGTTTGCTGGGTTGGGTTGCGAGTACACAAGATTTAATTCTCGGCGCTATTTTGTTACTATCCTATACGGCGGGTTATGTAGCACCTTTGATTTTAGCAGGTACTTTTACGGCTTCGATTAAAAAGCTGCTAGAACTGCGGCGCTGGTCTGGTTGGATTAATCCCGTTAGCGGTGTGCTATTAGTAGCATTTGGGGTATTTTCTTTAATTTCTCGATTTCCTTTGGGAAGTTTTTAA
- a CDS encoding YciI family protein — protein sequence MPLFVKIEAGKVDKPIFDQYVPAHKAYVEDLIAKGHKARTGYWAGDRGGMLIFEAVSMDEAQAIVALDPLVQNDCVSYQLYEWKIVVE from the coding sequence ATGCCTTTGTTCGTCAAAATTGAAGCTGGTAAAGTCGATAAACCGATTTTTGACCAATACGTACCCGCCCATAAAGCCTATGTTGAAGATTTGATTGCCAAAGGACACAAAGCCAGAACAGGCTATTGGGCAGGAGACAGGGGGGGAATGTTGATCTTTGAGGCGGTTTCTATGGATGAAGCCCAAGCAATTGTGGCTCTTGATCCATTGGTGCAGAACGATTGTGTGAGTTATCAGCTTTATGAATGGAAAATTGTTGTGGAGTAA
- a CDS encoding AAA family ATPase — MRLYCIYTQAISIMTFRDLEIDAELRRMKRELHLSNKNSPSEGLGSVTQELNNLVGMGNIKDDLNTLINFLKIQKMRQEHGLNKVNLSLHSVFYGGPGTGKTTVARLMGKIYKELGFLERGHIIETDRSGLVAGYVGQTAMKVNEVIDSALDGVLFIDEAYALAPESSGKDFGQEAIDTLLKRMEDHRDRLVVIVAGYSEQMSRFINSNPGLESRFNNYFTFADYQPDELLNIFEMFCKSGDYRLTKRGKEKLLTQFTELYAHRKENFGNARLARKIFDDTIKRQSNRLAKIGEHNKENLITLTWEDISTLKR; from the coding sequence ATGCGATTATACTGCATTTACACACAAGCTATATCAATTATGACTTTTCGAGATTTAGAAATAGATGCTGAACTCCGACGGATGAAGCGGGAATTACATCTTTCTAATAAGAATTCCCCATCTGAAGGTTTAGGAAGTGTGACACAAGAATTAAATAATCTTGTGGGGATGGGAAATATTAAAGATGACTTGAATACTTTGATCAATTTCCTGAAAATTCAAAAAATGCGCCAGGAACACGGGTTAAATAAAGTTAATCTTTCTCTCCATTCTGTCTTTTATGGTGGTCCTGGAACTGGTAAAACTACAGTAGCTCGTTTGATGGGGAAAATATACAAAGAATTAGGTTTTCTTGAGCGCGGACATATTATTGAAACTGATAGATCCGGTTTGGTCGCCGGTTATGTTGGACAAACTGCAATGAAAGTAAATGAGGTAATTGATTCGGCTTTAGATGGAGTATTGTTTATTGATGAAGCTTACGCTTTAGCACCAGAAAGTTCAGGAAAAGATTTTGGACAAGAAGCTATAGATACTTTATTGAAAAGAATGGAAGATCATCGAGATAGGTTAGTCGTTATCGTGGCTGGTTACAGTGAGCAAATGTCACGTTTTATCAATTCTAATCCAGGTCTAGAGTCAAGGTTTAATAACTATTTTACTTTCGCAGATTATCAACCAGATGAATTATTAAATATTTTTGAAATGTTCTGCAAATCAGGAGATTATAGGTTAACTAAACGAGGAAAGGAAAAATTATTAACACAGTTCACAGAGTTGTATGCTCACAGAAAGGAAAATTTTGGTAATGCTAGACTCGCCAGGAAGATTTTTGACGACACAATCAAAAGGCAAAGTAATAGATTAGCAAAAATAGGTGAACATAATAAAGAAAACTTAATAACATTGACCTGGGAGGATATATCAACCTTAAAGCGTTAA
- the dcuC gene encoding C4-dicarboxylate transporter DcuC encodes MLSTFAPLVIILIAMIFMFKRVDVRLSLGLSATGLFLIAGKLPQLFVTITQQMTNEKTVVPICTAMGFAYVLRLTECDRHLTHLLLAPLRHGRWLLIPGGIIAAYIVNMAIVSQSSTAAIVGTVLLPLLLAVNITPVIAGSLLLLGSSMGGELFNPGAVEIVKLAELTGQPVAKLVAQVLPINLLASITTLIVFCILAVILSQKAVLLSPEITKVDSDVAQSGKPFHLNLIKALVPLLPLALLFIIPALVQLPKEFSNNSVSIAAAMLIAVTAAGLTTPKESGGLVAAFFEGAGFAYANIISIIIVATIFTDGIKANGLIEVLRNALANRPVAVKITSLILPFTLAGVTGSGSAPAIAVMNVLVPVATTMNLDPVKIGALAAVAAQLGRTLSPVAAVVIMSATISKQPPLNLVKCVVLPLLAGLAAVIVATLCNWV; translated from the coding sequence ATGCTTTCAACTTTTGCACCGTTGGTAATTATTTTGATTGCCATGATCTTCATGTTCAAGCGTGTTGATGTGCGCCTGAGTTTAGGGTTATCTGCAACGGGTTTGTTTTTAATTGCAGGTAAGTTACCTCAACTTTTTGTCACCATTACTCAACAAATGACAAATGAAAAGACGGTTGTGCCGATTTGTACAGCAATGGGGTTTGCCTATGTATTAAGACTAACAGAGTGCGATCGCCACCTCACACATCTATTACTGGCTCCCTTGCGTCATGGAAGATGGTTGTTAATTCCAGGAGGAATTATTGCGGCTTACATCGTCAATATGGCGATTGTCAGTCAGTCAAGCACGGCAGCAATCGTAGGAACTGTATTATTACCTTTACTACTGGCTGTTAATATCACGCCAGTCATAGCAGGTTCGCTGTTATTGCTCGGTTCTTCAATGGGAGGCGAGTTATTCAACCCAGGCGCAGTAGAGATTGTCAAACTAGCAGAACTCACAGGACAACCAGTAGCAAAACTAGTAGCACAGGTATTACCTATTAACCTTTTGGCAAGCATCACCACGCTAATTGTATTTTGCATCCTAGCTGTAATTTTATCTCAGAAGGCGGTATTACTATCACCAGAAATAACTAAAGTTGATTCAGATGTTGCACAGTCAGGCAAACCATTTCATCTGAATCTGATTAAAGCACTAGTGCCACTACTACCATTAGCATTGCTATTTATCATTCCTGCCTTGGTACAGCTTCCCAAGGAGTTTTCTAATAATAGTGTTTCTATCGCTGCTGCCATGTTAATTGCAGTTACAGCCGCAGGATTAACTACTCCCAAAGAGTCAGGCGGTTTGGTAGCAGCATTTTTTGAAGGTGCAGGTTTTGCTTATGCCAACATCATTTCCATCATCATTGTAGCCACCATTTTCACTGACGGTATCAAAGCCAATGGATTGATAGAAGTTCTGAGAAATGCGCTAGCAAACCGTCCAGTTGCAGTCAAGATTACCAGTTTGATTTTACCTTTTACCCTAGCAGGAGTAACAGGCTCTGGAAGTGCGCCTGCCATAGCAGTGATGAATGTACTAGTACCAGTAGCTACAACGATGAATTTAGATCCTGTAAAAATTGGCGCACTAGCAGCAGTAGCAGCACAGTTAGGACGCACCTTGAGTCCAGTAGCCGCCGTTGTAATTATGAGCGCTACGATATCTAAGCAACCACCTCTAAATTTGGTCAAATGCGTGGTATTACCGCTTTTAGCTGGGTTGGCAGCAGTAATTGTAGCAACATTATGTAACTGGGTTTAA
- a CDS encoding phasin family protein gives MPGFGDFVQKAFYLGVGLASYAGEKAGGKWGELRSQVQKLADEMVAKGEMNTEEARRFVEDMMKQAQQPPKPSETPEKSSASEPRRIEILEEDEAGTAKDSPKSADSSADNVDHLREQVLQLQRELQDLQKDK, from the coding sequence ATGCCTGGTTTTGGAGATTTTGTTCAAAAAGCTTTTTACCTCGGTGTCGGGTTAGCTTCCTACGCAGGTGAGAAAGCAGGCGGAAAGTGGGGCGAACTGCGATCGCAAGTTCAAAAACTGGCGGATGAAATGGTGGCAAAGGGCGAAATGAATACAGAAGAAGCCCGCCGTTTCGTCGAAGATATGATGAAGCAAGCTCAACAGCCGCCCAAACCGAGTGAAACGCCGGAGAAATCATCAGCTTCTGAACCCCGCCGCATTGAAATTTTAGAAGAAGATGAAGCGGGAACTGCCAAAGATTCCCCAAAATCAGCAGATTCTTCAGCAGATAATGTTGATCACTTGCGTGAACAAGTGTTACAACTGCAAAGAGAATTACAAGACCTGCAAAAAGATAAGTAA
- a CDS encoding cytochrome c biogenesis protein: protein MTVENSASTELNWWLVPGRFLRREILPVLTNLRLAIALLLIIAVFSISGTVIEQGQSPAYYQSNYPEHPALFGFLTWKVIQVIGLDHVYRTWWFLGLLILFGTSLTACTFTRQLPALKTARRWKYYEEPRKFQKLALSAELDTGSLNSLNELLQNRRYKIFQEPEKDHILYARKGIIGRIGPIIVHVGIVTILLGGILGAMTGFMAQEMISSGDTFQVKNIIDAGPWANFQILKDWSVRVNRFWIDYTPTGGIDQFYSDMSVLDKQGEEVDQKKIFVNQPLRYNGVTFYQTDWGISAVRIQFNNSPIFQLPMAALDTNGKGRIWGSWIPTKPDLSDGVSVIAKDLQGMVLIYDSTGKLVDTVRTGMSAKVNGVNLKIVDVLGSTGLQIKSDPGIPLVYTGFALLMLGATMSYFSHSQIWALKTGDRLYIGGKTNRAQVAFEQEVLEILDNLSSKSGV, encoded by the coding sequence ATGACTGTAGAAAATTCAGCGTCCACAGAATTAAATTGGTGGTTAGTGCCTGGGCGATTTTTACGCAGGGAGATTTTACCTGTACTGACTAATTTACGACTAGCGATCGCACTCTTATTAATTATCGCTGTTTTTAGCATCAGTGGCACAGTCATTGAGCAAGGTCAGTCACCTGCATATTATCAGTCTAACTACCCCGAACATCCAGCATTATTTGGTTTCCTGACTTGGAAGGTAATTCAGGTAATTGGTTTAGACCATGTATATCGCACTTGGTGGTTTCTCGGTTTATTAATTTTATTTGGTACGAGTCTCACAGCTTGTACATTTACCCGTCAGTTACCAGCTTTAAAAACCGCCAGACGCTGGAAATATTACGAAGAACCCCGGAAATTCCAAAAATTAGCCTTGAGCGCTGAACTAGATACCGGTTCCCTCAATTCTTTAAACGAACTCTTACAAAATCGCCGTTATAAAATCTTTCAAGAACCAGAAAAAGATCATATTCTCTACGCGCGCAAGGGAATAATTGGACGTATCGGACCGATTATTGTCCATGTGGGTATTGTAACTATTCTCCTGGGGGGAATTCTCGGCGCGATGACTGGATTTATGGCTCAAGAAATGATATCTAGTGGTGATACATTTCAAGTCAAGAATATTATAGATGCTGGTCCCTGGGCAAATTTCCAAATTCTCAAAGATTGGTCTGTGCGGGTAAATCGTTTTTGGATTGATTATACTCCCACTGGTGGAATCGACCAATTTTATTCAGATATGTCAGTCTTGGATAAACAGGGAGAAGAAGTTGACCAGAAAAAGATTTTCGTTAACCAACCTTTGCGTTATAATGGAGTAACATTTTATCAAACTGATTGGGGAATCTCAGCAGTTCGCATTCAATTTAATAATAGTCCCATATTTCAGTTACCGATGGCGGCATTAGACACCAACGGCAAAGGACGCATTTGGGGAAGTTGGATACCCACTAAACCAGATTTGAGTGATGGCGTTTCTGTAATTGCCAAAGACTTGCAAGGAATGGTATTAATATATGATTCCACCGGGAAGTTAGTAGACACAGTACGCACGGGAATGTCAGCCAAAGTCAATGGCGTAAATCTGAAAATTGTCGATGTTCTGGGAAGCACTGGTTTACAAATTAAATCTGACCCAGGTATCCCCCTAGTTTACACAGGATTCGCCTTATTAATGTTAGGCGCAACCATGAGTTATTTCTCTCACTCCCAAATTTGGGCATTAAAAACAGGCGATCGCTTGTATATTGGTGGTAAGACTAACCGCGCCCAAGTTGCTTTTGAACAAGAAGTATTAGAGATATTAGATAATTTGAGTTCTAAATCTGGAGTTTAA
- a CDS encoding DUF1822 family protein: MNSTKSNLPIILIDVAVHRLAEKFASQQATPDKLKRVYFNTLAVYAVNEYLKRLDIPANLERSDSWNAVLYSLFDVAELTLENIDKKIECRPVFPGKTTFKLPLEGAENLIGYVVVQLNETLTQAEILGFLPINSISKNPVKQIAISDLKSIDVLIDHIYDAQEAISGQKLINIIHRVQQAFQDVLEEPTLSYAHRSSSELRELSENHQDSENHLVVEIDLGLQKLLLIVEMAFKDEQRKLIRLQLESINTSELPPLQLFIIEESGEIFPHEIESENPTHLQVKTFNGRVGEHFSIKIVLGDVIVTENFIVA; this comes from the coding sequence ATGAATAGTACCAAATCAAATCTCCCAATTATCCTCATAGATGTAGCCGTCCATCGCCTAGCTGAGAAATTTGCTTCTCAACAAGCAACTCCTGACAAATTAAAAAGAGTTTATTTTAATACTTTGGCTGTTTACGCCGTCAATGAATATTTGAAACGGTTGGACATTCCAGCAAATTTAGAGCGAAGTGACAGTTGGAATGCAGTTTTATATTCTCTCTTTGATGTAGCTGAATTGACGTTAGAAAACATTGATAAAAAAATAGAGTGTCGCCCAGTTTTTCCAGGAAAAACAACGTTTAAATTACCACTGGAAGGAGCAGAAAATCTCATTGGTTATGTTGTCGTACAGTTGAATGAGACTCTCACTCAAGCTGAAATTTTAGGATTTTTACCTATCAATTCTATCAGTAAAAATCCTGTGAAACAAATAGCAATTTCTGATTTAAAATCTATTGATGTACTGATTGACCATATATATGATGCTCAAGAAGCCATATCAGGGCAAAAACTTATCAATATTATTCACCGAGTTCAGCAGGCTTTTCAAGATGTTTTAGAAGAACCTACCCTATCCTATGCACACAGAAGCAGTTCTGAATTAAGAGAACTTAGCGAAAATCATCAAGATTCTGAAAATCACTTAGTTGTAGAAATTGATTTAGGCTTACAAAAGCTTCTCCTCATTGTTGAGATGGCATTTAAAGATGAACAGAGAAAGCTGATACGCTTGCAGTTAGAGTCGATAAACACAAGCGAATTGCCTCCTTTGCAACTATTTATTATCGAGGAATCTGGAGAAATATTTCCTCATGAAATTGAGTCTGAAAATCCTACTCATCTTCAAGTTAAAACCTTTAATGGTCGAGTTGGAGAGCATTTTAGCATCAAAATAGTGCTGGGAGATGTGATTGTCACAGAAAATTTTATTGTAGCTTAA
- a CDS encoding 2'-5' RNA ligase family protein, with the protein MSRFFIALLPPQHIQDYANEIKQHFADHYASCGAQKSPPHITLQPPFEWSDANIPQLEAALKDFAHKQQSIPITLNGYAAFPPRVIYIDVVKSQALLTLQAELMAYVENNLEIVDKTSQTRPFTPHLTVAFRDLTKQNFRAAWPEFVQRSLDFNFMAENLTLLLHDGQRWNIKSEFAFCCSETQNLINTDKSDIK; encoded by the coding sequence ATGAGCCGTTTTTTCATCGCCCTGCTACCACCACAGCACATTCAGGACTACGCCAACGAAATTAAACAGCACTTCGCTGATCATTATGCCAGTTGTGGGGCCCAAAAGTCGCCGCCTCATATTACCTTGCAACCGCCCTTTGAATGGTCAGATGCTAACATTCCACAGCTAGAAGCAGCCCTGAAAGACTTTGCTCATAAACAACAGTCAATACCAATTACACTCAACGGTTATGCAGCTTTTCCTCCCCGCGTCATATACATAGATGTAGTTAAAAGTCAAGCACTTTTGACATTGCAAGCTGAATTAATGGCTTATGTAGAAAATAATTTAGAAATTGTTGATAAAACATCTCAAACTCGCCCCTTTACCCCCCATCTCACAGTTGCATTTCGGGATTTAACAAAACAAAATTTTAGAGCTGCTTGGCCAGAATTTGTCCAACGTTCCTTAGATTTTAACTTTATGGCGGAAAATTTAACACTGCTACTTCATGACGGTCAGCGTTGGAATATCAAATCAGAGTTTGCATTCTGCTGCTCTGAAACCCAAAACCTGATAAATACTGACAAATCAGACATTAAATAG
- the queF gene encoding preQ(1) synthase, whose amino-acid sequence MSNLSPEMKYGEREITEGKLITFPNPRVGRRYDVSISLPEFTCKCPFSGYPDFATIYITYVPDERVVELKALKLYINSYRDRYISHEESANQILDDFVAACDPLEVTVKADFTPRGNVHTVVEVHHQK is encoded by the coding sequence ATGAGCAATTTGTCTCCTGAGATGAAGTATGGTGAACGTGAGATTACTGAGGGTAAGTTAATTACTTTTCCTAATCCGCGTGTGGGTAGGCGTTATGATGTGAGTATTTCTTTGCCGGAATTTACTTGTAAGTGTCCGTTTTCGGGTTATCCTGATTTTGCGACGATTTATATTACCTATGTTCCTGATGAGCGTGTGGTAGAATTGAAGGCTCTGAAGCTGTATATTAATAGTTATCGCGATCGCTATATTTCTCATGAAGAATCTGCCAATCAGATTTTAGATGATTTTGTGGCTGCTTGTGATCCTTTAGAAGTCACAGTCAAGGCAGATTTTACTCCCCGTGGTAATGTCCATACCGTAGTAGAAGTACATCATCAGAAATAG